From Punica granatum isolate Tunisia-2019 chromosome 1, ASM765513v2, whole genome shotgun sequence:
GGCCTCTGTGCAGGGTACTTCCTACTAAAGATGTCTCACTCCGAAGGAAGTGCCGTGTAACTTGCCTCATCCCAGTGCAAGAATTCACCGGACGGAGGCTGATGATTGCTTCACCTCCTCCTGTGCTGAGATTGAGGGCGAATGTGTCCTCAGTTTCACCGATTAAGGCCCTCGCGATGGAGCTGACCAAGGAGGCATACTCGTTcaaggaagaggagaggatCCCACGGGGTTTGAACTACCACGTGGAAACGGATGTTGATAGGAAGCCTGGGTTATGGCCCCCGCCCAACCGAGCTGACAATCCCTCCTTGCACAACCCTCTGCTGCGGCAAGAAAGGATGGGGTGTGGGTGGTTAGGAGCAATACTTGAGTGGGAAGGAGTCATTATTGAGGACAATCCTGAACTTGAGAAGCAAGCTTGGCTTGCTCTCtctcaagaggaggggaagtCCCCTCCTCCTGCCTTTGTCCTTCGAAGAATTGAGGGGATGAAGAATGAGCAGGCCATCTCTGAGGTCCTCTGCTGGTCACGGGACCCAACGGAGACGAGGAGGTTAGCTTCAAGGAAAGAGGAGATCCACCAAGCATTGCAGGGTGGAATCTACAGGCTCCGAGATGGGTCACGGGAGTTTGTAAACGTGCTGATGCACTACAAAATCCCGATGGCTTTGGTCTCTCCGAGCTCAAGAAAGTCACTCGAGAATGCAATCGGGGCCACTGGGATCGAAGGCTGCTTCACTGCGATAGTGGCTGCGGAAGATGTACACAGGGGAAGGCCCGATCCTGAGATGTACATATACGCGGCGCAGCTCCTGAAGTTTATACCTGAGAGGTGCATCGTGTTTGGGAACTCAAATCAGACAGTCGAGGCTGCCCATGACGCGAGGATGAAGTGTGTGGCTGTGGCAAGCAAGCACCCTGTGTATGAGCTGGGGGCTGCTGATCTGGTGGTTAGGCAATTGGATGAGCTCTCAATTGTTGATCTGAAGAACCTGGCCGATATCGAATCAGCGGAGTTTGGGTCAGGGGAGCCAGAGGTTGAGATGGAGTTGGAAGAAGACGAAGACCCAGGTATGAGGTCCATGGCAGCGGTCGATGATGGGTTCTGGTAGTTTGAAGAAGATGTTGTACAGAAGTTAATGTAGTATATCATATGTATGGATGCAATGTGGTTTCCTTTCAATTCTTGGTCACAGCAAATGATGTATCCACCTTGTTATGGCAAAGGTGGAACAATGAAAAacattacaaaagaaaaagaaaaagaaacaaggCTGTCTGCATTGGACTGCCTTAATTGTTACGATGTACCTAATCTTCTGTAATATGTGACATAGCTTTTCATAATCGGTTCGTCTCTCGGCAGCGGCTTCTCTGATGACACTGCTATCCCTACGCTGTGCAGTGGGGGTGTGTGATATGAGAAGTGAATGTTTTCTTCCTCAACAGACAATCTGATCCGGTGTCCATGGAAGAGTATTGGTTGTAATCCTTGAATGAACCATGTTCTCTTTGCTATGGTGGAGGTGAAAAATAAGGTTTCTACTTTCTTGTATGGTTGCTACGTGTTGGTTGGTCTTGGTTCAATGTGCTCCTGCATATTCGACTTCGAAGTGAATGCGAGCTGAGGAGCTCCCTCGCATGTTTAGGAATACGAGTTGGTGTGCTGAAGACTGAAATCAGACTCCTAACTTTATTACTCCATCCTTATTCACATGGTCACATGATGAGCGGCATGCGACCAAATTCCAATTTGCATGTCGACTGCAATACACGAGTGGCCTGAACAGCTCGAGGGTAACCTTGCGAAGCTCGTGAAGTAATTCGGCCACCCGAACAGCGATGTCTTAGCTTCAATAGACATTATTAAGAATCAgtactttcatgcattcgtGGTCACCTCTTCCTGCAAAATGGAAACGAAGAAAAAGACGTGGACTGTGGACTATCTAATTATGATGGGCTTGAAGAAAGCCCATATGCGGATGTCAAACTTCACAAACCTTGCATTCCAAGAAAGGTCAAGAGTTGGGCCCTTCAAGGCCGATCAAATTTGCTTCAATCAATCGAGCTTTTAACTTGTCAAGATCAACGAGGATCTGGTTGGCTCATATGGTAAAAGACTATGCAACATTAAAGTTTTGTCGAActtcataattaaataaacaaatgaatgaataaactAATAATTAGGAAAGGCAGAGGATACAAACTTTGATGTTGGCGGTGGTTGGTGAAATGACATCATGACCCGTGGGCGTGGCATCTGTTCTATCCACTGGGACACGAAGCGGGGCGGCCGCAGCCGGGCACTGTGCTGCTCACGAGTTGAGCAATTTGATTTTGGGCATTATCCAACCGTCTATAACTGAATGTATTCTTGCCTCCAAATATATCTCCACTTGCATCGAACATTTGGTCACAGAGAACTTGAATTTGAGAACATTCGGGCGCCATTATTGACTTAATCGCTAGTACTGTATCTATGTAGGTCGTGGTTTCCATCTAGCCTGGCTTATGTATTTCGGATGACGTGCTGCACTCGTTCGTATCAGATGATCGCCTTTTTCGAACATTGTGGACCGGTCTAATCGATCCCGATTGGATGCACTAATCCTTCAGAAGCCACCATCAAATATTACTTTCTAAGAAATTGCAatcgaattaattaatttattttatatccaTTATGGATGTGTCATGTAAGATTCGAGTTGAGTTCCAGGATTTTACGGAACATTTGTTTAGACTTTATATTTTGTAATGGATCAAGGAATTGACTCACGTTGACTATAGAGTGCATCATCACATACGTCAGCCACAGCCAGTAACTCCCAGCAAATCTATACCATCAaggaaaatctaaaaattatataaatggaTCATTAAGTTAgagatataatttttaatttctcgaAAGATTCATACTACATATGCTTCagtttatataaaaattatcaagtaaaagatataattataaatttaaaaggaTAACTATCCACCCttaccttttttctttttcttgggtctttttcagttttctttctccttctccttcctcctccttgAGTCCAACGGGaatcacctttttttttcccccaaaaCAAAGaacttaatattaaaatattttagaacaAATTCCGAAAAAAAGCACGTACTTTGCCTTCAATTCTGTTTATAGCCAAAGTGATTTTTGTAAACAAAGTACCAACTTTGAAATTTACTTAGAATCTAACCaaattttatgtaaaattttctgttaattcacgCTACGATTCACTATACAATTGGATGAATTGGTCTCATTtattttccattaattttaaaaattataaaaagaataaaaggttgaaaaaaattaaaatcatagggaaaaaaaagaagaatattgAAGGTATCCGATCGGGCCATGCCCTAGCGAACTTGTCTAGTAGCTGCAACACCATCTACTGGCATATCCTAGTACAAGCAACCACGTATCACTCACTTCATGAATCTAGGGATTTTGTCCAAGGGGAGCAAAATTTAGAAGAACTTCATATCATATAGTCAAAGGAGGCAAAATAcgataattttattataaaagtcATAAACTCAACAAAATCtaatgaaaaatttgaaaaatttctCGAGTCAAGGCGCCCCTTAAATCCATCCCTGGCGTCACTACTCCTCATTAATATacgtttcttttttctaatgtTTAAACTAATGAAAGGAAAGACAATGGGAGTAGGCTGCTTTATACACCGTCGTCTGTAGCTCGCCGCTTGAAACCCAAACTCCGGACCCAAAACAGAGAAACCCCATTCctaattctctctctctctctctctctcccaccTCATCTCGAATTCATGGACTCATTCATCGTACTTCAGCAGATCTCTGTCACCGGCGAGTGTTCGTCCTTGCAGATTCTTTCTCTTTGGGTCATTATTGTTCTCACGTTGCTTCCTTGATCAATCTGATTGCCTCTTTTTTGTCTTTTACTTGGAAAAGTCACTTCTAATATTGCGATACCATTTAGAGTTTTCTTTCCTCAAAAATCTAGTTGTTGGGTCTTATTTAGTGATGCAAGACGCTAACTcgagataaaaaataatgaattctATTCGCACCGGTGGGCCTTAGGTGCCATTTAATTGGCTTTATTTTGGTCGGGTATGAACAACATAAGACCACCATtgctatttttgttttgtttttggtATTCTCTTAATTAGCAAAGAATTGAATGTGGAATACAAAATAAGTACGAGAATCTAATCATGCCattagaaattataaaaaatgtctGCCAGATACCAAATCTTCTGTATGTATTATTAAAATGGCCTGGTTGATTcatcgattaattaattcccTTGACAAAAGCAAGTCACTGCCTCATAAGGACGGATCAAAATTTAAAGACGGCACTGCAGATCATCAAGTGCGGGGTGGCCCACCGGCGCATGTGCTCTCTCTCTGAGCCCTCCGTGATGACGTGGCTTCTCTGTGACGGGGACCCCACGGAAAGAGAAAAGCGGTGACCGCACCTTAATTTAACTCCCCGCCTCCCAGTTTCTATCGGCAGCCTCGAAATTTGGGAAAActtaattcaaaaataaaaagaaaaggcaagaATCTTATTTATAAGGTGCCATTTTTGAGCAACCGAGCAGGAACTGATTCTTCTTCCGAGCAagttcctctctctctctctctctctcgctcgcTCAGGCCTTCTCAAATCTCTGTCAAACCCTAGGGGATTGGAATTCGCCCGGGGAGATAAGGTGAATTCTGAATCCATGAAGCGATCCTTTTCTGTAATATAATCTGCTTCCGAGTTCAAACAATCGAAGCTTGCCGCATGATATCAGTTCTGTTGATTGCTCGCTTGAATGCAGCTGCATGATTCGTTTCCGTTGCTGATTTCTCATGAATTGGGTTGAGTTTCGCCTTGTGAATGCTGTGTCGATCTTTTTTGGTAACTCGGGTTTTCCGTAGAGAGCAGAGACTCTCATGAGAATGAAATGATGTGGGTTCGGATAGAATTTTCGGAATGGCTCTGAAGGGAGGAGGACAGAATCGATAAATTGTTTCGGAAGAACGATTAAACTGACCTGAAAGTGCACTTGCTGTTTGGAAATGCACGTTTTTGATATAGAAAGGTAGTCATGCTTGAGGGCAGTAGCCTCTTGGTTTGATTCTAAAAACCTTTTCGTTACATATAAAGTATGGTGAGGATAGCAAAACATTGAATTTTCGAATTTGATGTTTAAAATCAAATGTCTTCCTTGTTGCTTGTATATGTGCGCCATGTTCCGCACCTGGAAGTTGGCCTGTAGAAGAATGCTACATATCATTTTTGGTTGAAAAAATCAATGAGGCATGCGCTTCGAGGTACCCCCGTTTGTGATTGTATGCAAGGACCGTTGTTGTTGTCGATGGGAAAATCCTAAATGAATATTGACGTTGTCGAAGTAGTTTGTTTTGATCTTTAGGTGGCTGTAATCAATTTAATATCCTATGTCTTTAGGGCTGATAGACATGCATAATGTATAATGTTGAATGATTCACTTTCCTTTATGTTAATGTATAATTAGGCTTCAAGAACAGGGAATCATCCATGGCACTGATTTCTCATGCAAGTCCATCATCCCATGTCTGCGATGAGATAGCGAAGTTTAGATCAGATTACAGTATGAACTTTGGCGTGCCAAAGCATGGGGAGATGGCCAAAATGAGGCtagattttcttaattttgctTCCTCCTCAAGTCCTGCAAAGACTCTGCTGTCTCTGCATGCTGGAAATGCATCACTTGGCTGTAAGAGGGGAAGTCGATTAATATTTGCTGCCAGCCCTCCTACAGAGGATGTGGTAGTAGCTGCAGAACCCTTGACCAAGGAGGACTTGATAGGATATCTTGCCTCGGGATGCAAgccgaaagaaaaatggaggTATTGTTTGCTATTCACAAGTCACTTATACTCAATCTATTTGTTTCTTGCTTCCTCATTGATTAGCTGTACATACCCATGCGATCTATCTGGTCAAGGATGTTTTTGCCATCATCCAAAAGATTGAAAGAACGGGGGAGTGGGGACGGGGGATGGTTCCTTGTCTTTTCTTAAGTGATTCTTGGTTTCCAAAGACACCACTGCTCACACCTCCGACTCAACATGTGATTGTTTCTATTTTGCAGAATAGGAACAGAGCATGAGAAGTTTGGTTTTGAGATTGAGACATTACGTCCTATGAAATATGATCAGATAGCTGAGTTGCTCAATGGAATAGCTGAGAGGTTTGATtgggaaaaagtaatggaaGGTGATAGCATCATCGGACTTAAACAGGTATTATAGGTTATtgttactattattattatattcagGGTTAAGATTTTCTACTTGAGGGTATCTGTTCTCTTGCCAAAGGTTCTGTTTTATTTAGCTAATCCCAGAGTTCTATTGTTGGCCAGGGAAAGCAAAGTATCTCTCTTGAGCCTGGTGGTCAGTTTGAGCTGAGTGGGGCACCTCTTGAAACTCTTCATCAAACTTGCGCTGAAGTTAATTCACACCTTTATCAGGTCAATGAAATGAGTAGGCTGTGCTCTCTTGGACAAATGATTGTAGGGTCCAGTTAGTGTGCATCTCCTCATGTTGGAAATGCTATAAGGGTTTTGTATTCAATCAAATACTTGTTTAATCCCTTTAGGCTGCACCAAATATTACTATTCTATCGCTACCGCTACTTTCCATAGTTATGATTTTTGATATTTGTTCAATCGCTTTGGGTTGCTGGTTTAGAtgcaatttattttattgtacagCCT
This genomic window contains:
- the LOC116188959 gene encoding 5-amino-6-(5-phospho-D-ribitylamino)uracil phosphatase, chloroplastic, which produces MVQSITTTSLLGCGPLCRVLPTKDVSLRRKCRVTCLIPVQEFTGRRLMIASPPPVLRLRANVSSVSPIKALAMELTKEAYSFKEEERIPRGLNYHVETDVDRKPGLWPPPNRADNPSLHNPLLRQERMGCGWLGAILEWEGVIIEDNPELEKQAWLALSQEEGKSPPPAFVLRRIEGMKNEQAISEVLCWSRDPTETRRLASRKEEIHQALQGGIYRLRDGSREFVNVLMHYKIPMALVSPSSRKSLENAIGATGIEGCFTAIVAAEDVHRGRPDPEMYIYAAQLLKFIPERCIVFGNSNQTVEAAHDARMKCVAVASKHPVYELGAADLVVRQLDELSIVDLKNLADIESAEFGSGEPEVEMELEEDEDPGMRSMAAVDDGFW